A stretch of the Schistocerca serialis cubense isolate TAMUIC-IGC-003099 chromosome 2, iqSchSeri2.2, whole genome shotgun sequence genome encodes the following:
- the LOC126457149 gene encoding glutathione S-transferase D5-like, with product MLLQSEHVKEQPQKTTTAPLILYNHDASPPCCLVRIVADEIGVDLEKVLVVDIEKEMGTPERLQINPQRTIPALVDNGLNIAESRAIVTYLVSKYAKDDSLYPKDLEKRVLVDQRLYFDQDFYNAIMKVIGPAFSGKPLSQSDVDKVNNGLEILNRMLEGKQWLAGDNITLADYATVVSLASLEFNTKCGINPAKHANIAQWISRVEGSSAKVKENMKVFREAIKMYIEYFKNQMSQK from the exons AAGACAACAACGGCACCTCTGATTTTGTACAACCACGATGCCAGCCCTCCGTGCTGCCTTGTACGCATCGTCGCTGATGAGATTGGAGTTGATCTCGAGAAAGTTCTTGTGGTCGATATCGAAAAGGAAATGGGCACTCCAGAGAGGCTGCAG ATAAATCCACAGCGAACGATTCCAGCACTTGTCGACAATGGTTTGAATATTGCAGAAAG CCGAGCGATTGTAACATACCTTGTGTCAAAATATGCAAAGGACGATTCTCTGTATCCTAAAGATCTAGAGAAACGTGTCCTCGTAGACCAGAGGCTGTATTTTGATCAAGATTTCTACAATGCAATTATGAAAGTTATT GGTCCAGCCTTCTCCGGAAAGCCATTATCCCAGAGTGATGTAGACAAGGTGAACAATGGactggagatactgaacagaatgcTTGAGGGAAAACAATGGCTCGCAGGGGACAACATAACACTAGCGGATTATGCCACAGTGGTGTCCTTGGCGTCACTTGAG ttCAATACAAAATGTGGAATAAACCCTGCTAAACATGCAAACATTGCTCAGTGGATTTCTCGGGTTGAAGGCTCAAGTGCCAAAGTTAAAGAGAACATGAAGGTATTCCGTGAGGCAATAAAAATGTACATAGAATATTTTAAGAACCAAATGTcgcaaaaataa